The Chryseobacterium sp. LJ668 genome segment TTGCAGAATATTTCAAAAATAAAAAACCAGAATTTTCAATGGTTTTCATGGCATTCAATGGTGAAGAGAAAGGAATGCTGGGATCTACAGCAATTGCCGCAGATAAAAATTTAGACAAAATATACAGTAATTTATCTGCACTTTTCAATTTCGAAATGGTAGCAACAGAATCTGAATTTGGTAAAAATGCAGTGTTTATAACCGGTGACGAGTTTTCTGACCTCGACGATTTATTTAATCAAAATGCAGAAAACGGCTTAAAAATTTATCCTGATCCTTATGCAAAAGAACAATTGTTTTACAGGTCAGATAATGTGAGTTTTGTGAAGAAAAAAATAATTGCCCACTCTATTTCGACTGCTGATATGAGTAAAATTAAGCATTATCATCAGGTTAATGATGACATCAACATTGTTGATTTTGAAAACCTTACATTACTCATTAATAATTTCGGGAAAACTTTAGAAAAACTGACTCCTAAAAATTTTAATCCGAAGTATACTGATAAAGTAAAATTCAATTAAAAACGTCTTATCATTATATTTTAATTAATTTTGCTATCCAATTATACTGAATGAACGAATATAAAAAAATATTAAAATTCGCAAGACCACATCAGAAATATATTTACGGAAGTTTATTCTTCAATTTGTTATATTCTGTATTTCAAATTGCTTCATTAGGGACTATTTTACCTGTTTTAGGAATGCTTTTCGGCACGATCAAACCGGAAAAATACAAATCTGCTCCTGTTTTTTCCGGTGAGATTTTAGACTTCTTTACATATTTGAAAGAATATTCCAATTACTATGTACAAAGTCTGGTAACACAGCATGGCGCTTTGCAGGTACTTGCATGGTTGTGTATTATCACAGCTATTATGTTTTTACTTAGAAACATTTTCAGATACCTTGGATCATTTTTGCTCATTAATTATCGTGTAGGAGTTACCAAAGATCTTCGTGGGGCGATGTATCGTAAAATACTTTCACTACCGGTATCCTTTTTTACAGACAGCAGAAAAGGTGACATGATGTCGCGTATGTCAAATGATGTAGGCGATGTGGAAGGTAATATTTTAGGAAGCTTAGTAGATTTGATTAATGCGCCCTTCATGCTAATCAGTACATTGATTACTTTATTCTTTCTTAGTGCAGAGATGACTCTTTTTTCGCTTTTGGTATTGCCTGTAATGGGTACTATGATTGCTTTAATCGGGAAAAGCCTTAAAAAAGATTCTCACGAAGCCCAGCATGAGATGGGAAATATTTTTTCTATTGTTGATGAAACTCTGAAATCCAATAAAGTAATTAAGATTTTCAATGCAGAAAAAATAATGGATAACCGTTTTATGCAGTCGATGCAAAAATGGATCAACAGCTCAATACGATTGGGAAGAAAAAAGGAATTGGCGTCTCCAATGAGCGAATTTTTAGGATCGGTAACCTTTTTAATCATTGCCTGGTATGGCGGAAAACAGATCATTGTAGAACAAAGCATCTCACCAGCCGATTTTCTTGTTTTTCTGGGTATTTTCTTCCAGATTTTACCTCCTGTAAAAAGTTTATCAACTTCTATATCTAATGTTCAGAAAGGTGAAGCTTCTTTACACAGAGTTTTGGAAATTCTTGATGCGGATATGAAAATCGAAGAAATTGCAGATCCGGTTTCCATAGATAATCTGGATACTCATATTCAATTCAAAGATATTGGCTTCTATTATGATAAGTCTAATCTGATTCTAAAAAACTTTAACCTGACCATCCCAAAAGGAAAAACAGTAGCTCTTGTCGGGCAAAGCGGAAGCGGAAAAACCACCATCGCCAATCTTTTAGCACGGTTTTATGATGTTTCTGAAGGCGAAATTTTAATTGATGAAACCAACATTAAGCATTTAAAGCTCAAAGAATACAGAAAGCTATTAGGTATGGTCACTCAGGAGTCTGTTTTGTTCAACGATACGGTTTACAACAATATTTTGATGGGTAAACCAGACGCAACAAAAGAAGAGGTAGTAGCTGCCGCTAAAATTGCGAATGCAGACCTTTTTATCACCCAGCTAGCAAATGGTTACGAAACCAACATCGGAGACGATGGCGGAAAACTTTCCGGTGGACAAAAACAAAGAATTTCTATTGCCAGAGCAGTTTTGAAAAACCCGCCGATCATGATTTTGGACGAAGCAACGTCAGCATTAGACACAGAATCAGAAAAATTCGTGCAAGATGCCCTTGAAAAAATGATGGCCAACAGAACATCATTAATCATCGCACACCGACTTTCTACCATCCAAAAAGCCGACTGGATCGTTGTTATGGAAAAAGGGGACATTATGGAACAGGGGACTCACCATGAATTGATGGCGAAACGCGGAACATATTATAAATTGGTAGAGCTTCAGAATTTTAATTAAAGGTTTCTAAATTAATTAAATGAACTCGATACAAGAGTATTTCTTCAGAATTGACGAACCTGAAAGAAGTACTCTTTTGTTTTTAAGAAAGAAAATTCTAGAATCTGATCCTATAAATATTACCGAAACATTGAGCTTCGGGCTGCCTTTTTTTAAGTTTAAAAAGAAAATGCTCTGCTATCTGTATTACAGCAAAAAATATAGGAAACATTACATCAGCTTTTATCACGGCGACCGACTAGATCACCCGGAACTGATCTCAGAAGGCAGAAAGAAGTTTAAAATCCTTTTGATTGATATGAATGAGGATTTGCGTGTTGACTTTATTTTGAGTGTTATTGGTGAGGTTAAGGAGTTAAATAATATTTGAATTCAAATATTATTATACGAGCAATTACAATTTATCTAATTCTACTTTAATCATATTCAGCCATCTAAGTGCATCTTGTGAGTTTTCAAAATATCGGTTTGCCTCATCACCAACTTCTACCCAATAACTATCAATACCGTTTATCAATCTCTCAATATCTACTATTAATTCTTCTATTTTTTTGTAATCATTATTCAAAAAATGCTGTAGTACATATTTAGACACGATATCTTCATCGGTTAAGTTATCCAAATCAGAATCTGGAAAATAACCTCCAAAAAACTGAAACAAGTTGGGAAAATCTTTTATAAAATTCATTTATTAATGTTTAAATGCGGTTACGATAAAATATCCACTACCCATTTTTCCTTCATCAACGCTTTTATTGTCAAAAGAAAAATACAATCTATTTTATAATAAAAGCCCTCGCAATTACGAGGTTTTTGTGTTATATACCAGCACGAGCGAGACGCTCGCGCCAGCGTGGGGTACCACCTTAGGGTCCACATATTTTATTAGGATCAGGTTTTCCATCTCCCGGACCACCTTTCTTTTCTCCCATCATTCCTGAAGGATCGGCATAGTTGACAGTATCGTTCCAAACGAAAGCATACGGAGAATTCGTAATTCTTTTAACGGATTTACCTTATTCTATTGGTTTCATTAGTAAATTCTAATTACGTCATTCTATCAAGTAATTTCAAAAATTTGAAAGTTTACCCGGATTTCACTTATTTTTTCAATAAACTTCTGAGCTAAAAATTCATCTTCAACATTTAGAATAACTTCATCTCCATTTAAGATAGAATCCACATTAAATTCTGCATCTCTCAAAGAAATGCCAAGTATATTAATTTGTAATTTTGTAAGAGTTACCTTTTCAAACCCGGTTTTCCAATCTTTTAATATTATTTTCATTATTATTTTACTTTAATTGTTATAGGTGTTGGAACTAATCCTTTATATTTACCTGTGGTTCTTTTCCCTCGTTGGATAACTACATTTTTTACATCAAAATATTTTGTCACTTCCGTTGGCTTCTTTTCTTGTAGTTCCTCTTCGTGCTGCTACTTCTGTAGCCACTACCTTTAGTTTCCTGTGATCCTGTCTTTTGCTTTCCATTAGGATCAATATATTTAATTGGATTTTGATAAGTGTAAATATAAAGGTTTAAATTCCCCCAGTAGAAAACTCCACCATTGTGCTGTCCGTCTCCGTAAAACTCCGTTTCCATCACTGGATTATATACTGCCAATGGATCGACACCATACCAAATACTTAATCTAGGATTATAATACCTAGCCCCGTAATAATACAGTCCCGTATCATCATCTAATTCCTTGGCATTAACTTAAATGGATTATCATACGAGCCATTCATCTGCTCCATCATCGTTTCTCCGAATGGTAAATTTAGGAAAAATTGGGTGGCTTCTGATTGAGAATTGGTTACAAATGTTGCCGTTCCCAGATAGTCCCCATGAAGATAATATAAATCAGGGCTCCAAGTTCTTTCTCTTAATTACACAGAAACATTTTGTCTAAGATCTTTTTTTTCCAGATACTTTTGAAATAAGCTTGTGCATCTGCAGGTTTCGCAGAAGGTTTTTCATCTTCTGCTCTGTTGGTGTACAACACTGAAGATCTTCATATCTCACTGCCTCATCCATCAGTCTGCTGATAAGTATTTGATTTCAGCAAAATAAAAGTTTGATAAATTAAAAACTACCACACGAAGGATTCGTGCGGTAGCGAGGGGTCTCCAAAAGTTAGACTTGAGAAAATTATGTGGATTCTGACTAAAAATTCATAATAAATGTTGCCGTTCCTTAGATATTCCTGCAGATAATAAAACAAACTGCCACACGAAAGGATTCGTGCGGTAGCGGGGTATATTCAGCTGTTTTGCTAGTATACAACACTGAAGGGTCTTCGTATCTCACTGCCCCATCAGTCTGCTCGCAAATCTTTTTGCGCCTTCAAAATAATGTTTGATAAATCAAAAACTACCACGAAAGGATTCGTGCGGTAGCGAGGGGAAAAAAAGATGCAATATCACGTTACACATCAGCATCTTTATGTATTAACAGGAAATGAAATCATTAAATATCGTTTTGCGCAGAACATCACCCAGCATTTCATTTCAGGGGAAGCCGAAAACCTGAACCAAGAGTAGGCACCAATATTCAATTTATCATCATGAAAAAAATGAGAAAAATCGCATTGCCCTTAGCAGTTTTGCTTTTAGGCGCAGGAAGTGCGTACGCTATAAGCGTTGTGAAGGAAAACAGTTTAGTGGAAAACGGTTATCGTTTTGATCCACTGGCACCTGTAGAAAAATGTATTATGACAGAAAAATCATGTCAGCCGGACGTTATTACGGAAGTGTGCACCTGGTCTGATGGGGTCAACACTCATAATCTCTTCGAAAATGCAGGCGGAACCTCATGCGGTAATCCACTGTATGAAATTCCTAACTAATTAAAAAGATGAAGGGTGCTTAGCACCCTTCATTTGTTTATTATCCCATTCTCTTTTATCGTCCGTACAACGCATTGGATGCCTTATCTTGTGATGTGGATTCATTGGGTTATCTTTTGCATACGCACAAACCTTAACTCTGAATAGTAAGCCAATATGAAAAATCATATTTGTAAACGACTAAATTTTCTTTATAAGTTGCAATGAAATGGATAAGTGATATTATTCTGTCATTTTAAATTTCAGTCAATGGGATGTCGACATATGAATCAACATTTATTTCCAAAATAAAATCTATAATATCATCTACATTAGTTTTAGGACAACGTTTCATTTCGTCCCAAAGAGGTTGTTTTGGATAAAATGAAAGTTCACATTCGTAATTCTTTTTAAATATAATTACAAAATTATAATCAACAAATGATGAATTGACAGTTACCTGAGAAATATCACATCTAATCCTGAATGTGTCAATAGAAGTATTATTCACTACACTAAAAGTTATACATTTAAACTTTATATTACTTATTGCCAGTTTAAACAAAAAGTAATGATATATTTCATATCTGCTATCAGATAAAATCTTAGAAAGATATTTTATATAATTTACTGCAGTCGCAGTATCTCCAAAAGACTTGTAAGAGTTTATTTTGTTAAGATATTTTAGATTTCCTATATTACTAGAACTATCACCATCATAAAAAACATTGATCTTATTTCTTTTTCCTTGAATAGTTATATTTTTATAGGTGAAAATTAAATCGTCATCTGACTGTTTATAATTAAGATATAAATCCCAATCACCAATATTAAAAAGTGCATACTTTAAATCTTCTATCATAATTTTGTTTTATCAATATATAGTTTTCCTGACCTATAAATTCTAAATCCTCCATTCTTATCTATATCCGTCCAATTACCGTTACCATTTTGCTGAATTTGCATGGTACCCTTTTCAGTCATAGTAACATTATTTTTATCTCCTACAAGTTTTAATACAACATTATCTGTTCTCTTCTTATCTAAAACTTTGAATACACTTTCCAAATGATTTAATGTATCGGACTGAGATTTAAGTTGACTTGTTTTAATTTTTTTCGTATAATCATAAAACAAATTTAATCTGTCCTTCCAGCAATTATTATGAACTAAAATTCGTTTACTT includes the following:
- a CDS encoding M28 family peptidase codes for the protein MKKLPYLILSFLSTTAFAQDISSEKVKTVISILASDEMRGREIGTAENDNAANYIAKLFKENNLEYCTGNSYLVPFDYKGKTAYNVCGIRKGKSEKTLGFSGHFDHIGSNDKPGDNIYNGADDDASGITTLAGIAEYFKNKKPEFSMVFMAFNGEEKGMLGSTAIAADKNLDKIYSNLSALFNFEMVATESEFGKNAVFITGDEFSDLDDLFNQNAENGLKIYPDPYAKEQLFYRSDNVSFVKKKIIAHSISTADMSKIKHYHQVNDDINIVDFENLTLLINNFGKTLEKLTPKNFNPKYTDKVKFN
- a CDS encoding ABC transporter ATP-binding protein, yielding MNEYKKILKFARPHQKYIYGSLFFNLLYSVFQIASLGTILPVLGMLFGTIKPEKYKSAPVFSGEILDFFTYLKEYSNYYVQSLVTQHGALQVLAWLCIITAIMFLLRNIFRYLGSFLLINYRVGVTKDLRGAMYRKILSLPVSFFTDSRKGDMMSRMSNDVGDVEGNILGSLVDLINAPFMLISTLITLFFLSAEMTLFSLLVLPVMGTMIALIGKSLKKDSHEAQHEMGNIFSIVDETLKSNKVIKIFNAEKIMDNRFMQSMQKWINSSIRLGRKKELASPMSEFLGSVTFLIIAWYGGKQIIVEQSISPADFLVFLGIFFQILPPVKSLSTSISNVQKGEASLHRVLEILDADMKIEEIADPVSIDNLDTHIQFKDIGFYYDKSNLILKNFNLTIPKGKTVALVGQSGSGKTTIANLLARFYDVSEGEILIDETNIKHLKLKEYRKLLGMVTQESVLFNDTVYNNILMGKPDATKEEVVAAAKIANADLFITQLANGYETNIGDDGGKLSGGQKQRISIARAVLKNPPIMILDEATSALDTESEKFVQDALEKMMANRTSLIIAHRLSTIQKADWIVVMEKGDIMEQGTHHELMAKRGTYYKLVELQNFN
- a CDS encoding DUF1801 domain-containing protein — protein: MNSIQEYFFRIDEPERSTLLFLRKKILESDPINITETLSFGLPFFKFKKKMLCYLYYSKKYRKHYISFYHGDRLDHPELISEGRKKFKILLIDMNEDLRVDFILSVIGEVKELNNI